The following proteins come from a genomic window of Paenibacillus spongiae:
- a CDS encoding low molecular weight protein arginine phosphatase, whose amino-acid sequence MTDVKRILFVCTGNTCRSPMAEAMLIAHSRSAGLELEVRSAGVSTVDGLPVSENAKAALRRRNIHHPEGSSALDGGMVGWADLVLTMTTSHKKHVLQRFPDAVDKTYTLKEYVHRDESVLSDIAELETLYTEWHMKQALGQQLSNEERDRLIELEQRIPGFDIADPFGGSISLYESCADEIEQALHKLLNKMDDYGK is encoded by the coding sequence ATGACTGACGTGAAACGAATCTTGTTCGTCTGTACCGGCAACACGTGCCGTTCGCCAATGGCCGAAGCCATGCTGATCGCGCACTCGCGCAGCGCCGGCCTGGAGCTGGAGGTCCGGTCTGCCGGAGTCTCGACCGTAGACGGGCTGCCGGTATCCGAGAATGCCAAGGCTGCGCTGCGGCGGCGGAATATTCATCATCCCGAAGGCTCAAGCGCCCTCGATGGAGGAATGGTCGGCTGGGCCGATCTGGTGCTCACGATGACGACAAGCCACAAGAAGCATGTATTGCAGCGTTTTCCCGATGCGGTGGACAAGACCTATACGCTGAAAGAATACGTGCACCGGGACGAGTCGGTTCTGTCCGATATAGCCGAGCTGGAAACGTTATATACGGAATGGCATATGAAGCAAGCGCTTGGCCAGCAGCTTTCGAACGAGGAGAGAGACCGTCTGATCGAGCTGGAGCAGCGAATCCCGGGCTTCGATATCGCGGATCCCTTCGGAGGCTCCATTAGTCTCTATGAGAGCTGCGCCGATGAGATTGAACAGGCGCTGCATAAGCTTTTAAACAAGATGGATGATTATGGAAAGTGA
- a CDS encoding TIGR01440 family protein — MDDQQLFQGISRDVEQAVRELASSAKLRSGQLLIVGVSTSEVLGKRIGTSGTLQTAEAIFAGIDKVRREIGFYPVFQCCEHLNRALVVEQEAAERYGLELVSAIPAPRAGGSMAAYAYRHLPDACLAETVQAHAGIDIGDTFIGMHLRRVAVPLRPSKKSIGEAHLTMAYTRPKLIGGERAVYTLGAAGIAGTSAIDKDGPVPGSPEAPGGTCD; from the coding sequence ATGGACGATCAACAGTTATTCCAGGGGATATCGCGCGATGTGGAACAAGCCGTACGCGAGCTTGCGTCCTCAGCCAAGCTGCGTTCCGGGCAGCTCCTCATCGTCGGCGTAAGCACGAGCGAGGTGCTTGGCAAGCGAATCGGCACATCGGGGACGCTGCAGACCGCTGAAGCCATATTTGCGGGGATCGACAAGGTGCGCCGCGAAATCGGCTTCTATCCGGTGTTCCAGTGCTGCGAGCATTTGAACCGTGCGCTCGTCGTGGAGCAAGAAGCGGCGGAACGGTACGGGCTGGAGCTGGTATCGGCCATTCCGGCGCCGAGAGCAGGCGGCTCGATGGCGGCATATGCATACCGGCATCTGCCGGATGCTTGCTTGGCGGAGACGGTGCAGGCCCATGCGGGCATCGACATCGGCGACACCTTCATCGGCATGCATTTGCGCCGCGTCGCGGTACCGCTTCGTCCGTCGAAGAAATCGATCGGCGAAGCGCATCTGACGATGGCGTACACCCGGCCGAAGCTTATCGGCGGCGAACGGGCGGTCTATACCTTGGGGGCAGCCGGTATTGCCGGAACATCCGCCATCGATAAGGACGGCCCAGTACCGGGCAGTCCGGAAGCGCCCGGCGGAACCTGCGATTAA
- a CDS encoding L-threonylcarbamoyladenylate synthase, with the protein MVNTRIWHANTKEWEREALNEAAAVLRDGGTVAFPTETVYGLGADARDDAAVARIFEAKGRPSDNPLIVHIANLEQLDELVLPYGEAAQRLMARFWPGPLTIVLPVKPGAVSQRVTAGLDTLAVRMPDHPVALQLIESSGCPIAGPSANRSGRPSPTRAEHVKDDLDGRIDGIVDGGPAGVGLESTVVEIDGDAVRILRPGGITAGALREITGRVIHDVEAVPDEATGAAVRAGTIEAPRSPGMKYTHYAPKGLMQLVIGDAGDVTAYIKEQAAAARSRGERAGILAFAEHGACYEGDDTVIVGSLSQLETAAQGLYAALRTFDERGAQYIWAEGCPQEGIGHALMNRLVKAAGHRIVRV; encoded by the coding sequence ATGGTTAATACTCGCATTTGGCATGCAAACACAAAGGAATGGGAACGCGAGGCGCTTAATGAAGCCGCCGCGGTGTTAAGGGATGGCGGGACGGTTGCCTTTCCGACCGAGACGGTTTACGGGCTTGGCGCCGATGCCCGCGATGATGCGGCGGTGGCGCGTATCTTCGAGGCGAAGGGGCGGCCGTCCGACAACCCGCTCATCGTTCACATCGCGAATTTGGAGCAGCTGGACGAGCTGGTACTCCCTTATGGCGAAGCGGCGCAGCGGCTGATGGCGCGATTCTGGCCCGGTCCCCTTACGATCGTGCTTCCCGTGAAGCCTGGTGCCGTATCTCAGCGCGTTACGGCCGGTCTTGATACGCTTGCGGTGCGGATGCCCGACCATCCTGTCGCGCTGCAGCTTATCGAGTCATCCGGCTGCCCGATCGCAGGGCCCAGCGCGAACCGGTCCGGCCGGCCGAGCCCGACGCGGGCGGAGCACGTCAAGGACGATCTCGATGGCCGCATCGACGGGATTGTCGATGGCGGCCCCGCAGGCGTCGGACTTGAATCGACGGTGGTCGAGATCGATGGCGATGCCGTGCGCATTCTGCGCCCAGGCGGCATAACGGCTGGAGCATTGCGTGAAATAACAGGCCGTGTAATCCATGATGTTGAGGCTGTTCCGGACGAAGCAACCGGTGCTGCTGTCCGCGCCGGGACGATTGAAGCTCCGCGCTCACCCGGTATGAAATACACGCACTATGCACCGAAAGGGCTCATGCAGCTCGTCATCGGAGATGCAGGCGATGTGACGGCCTACATTAAGGAACAAGCCGCAGCAGCAAGGTCGCGCGGCGAACGGGCCGGTATACTTGCTTTTGCCGAGCACGGGGCCTGTTATGAAGGCGATGATACCGTTATCGTGGGCAGTCTATCTCAGCTGGAGACGGCTGCACAAGGCTTGTACGCCGCGTTAAGGACCTTCGATGAACGCGGCGCGCAATATATATGGGCGGAAGGCTGTCCGCAAGAAGGGATTGGACATGCCCTGATGAACCGGCTCGTCAAAGCCGCCGGACACCGGATCGTCCGCGTCTAG
- a CDS encoding manganese efflux pump MntP, translated as MIEASLQAGQLLTLLIIAVALGMDAFSLGIGIGLRGIAVFDILKMSALIALFHILMPLMGMFTGQYVSTLLGGVATTVAGGLLLLLGAHMIYSSLRGDAVQSINHRTIWGMLLFALSVSIDSFSVGISLGMFAADVAITVLLFGFFGGVMSILGLLLGRRVGTSLGEYGEACGGVILFTFGILFIL; from the coding sequence ATGATTGAAGCGAGCTTGCAGGCCGGTCAACTGCTCACGCTCCTCATCATCGCGGTCGCGCTCGGCATGGATGCGTTTTCGCTGGGCATCGGGATCGGGCTGAGGGGGATTGCGGTTTTTGACATTTTAAAAATGAGCGCCCTAATTGCGCTATTTCATATTTTGATGCCGCTAATGGGCATGTTCACGGGGCAATATGTGAGCACGCTGCTCGGCGGCGTGGCGACAACGGTTGCAGGCGGTCTGCTGCTTCTGCTTGGGGCTCATATGATATACAGCTCGCTGCGCGGAGATGCCGTGCAATCGATCAATCATCGCACAATATGGGGAATGCTGCTGTTTGCTCTCAGCGTCAGCATCGATTCCTTCTCGGTCGGCATTTCGCTTGGCATGTTTGCGGCGGATGTTGCCATAACGGTGCTGCTGTTCGGCTTTTTCGGCGGAGTGATGTCCATTCTGGGCCTGCTCCTCGGCCGCCGGGTGGGCACGAGCCTCGGCGAATACGGCGAGGCATGCGGCGGCGTCATTTTGTTTACGTTCGGCATTTTGTTTATACTTTAA
- the prfA gene encoding peptide chain release factor 1, translated as MLDRLQALADRYEKLSELLCDPDVASDPKRLRDYSKEQSDLQEAYAAYTEYKEVSEQLQDAKQMQSEKLDDEMSEMVKMEIEELSPRMTELEERIRVLMLPKDPNDEKNVIVEIRGAAGGDEAALFASDLYRMYTKFADAQGWRIEVMEASESDLGGFKEVIFMIEGKGAYSKLKFESGAHRVQRIPVTESGGRIHTSTSTVAVMPEVEEVEVEILDKDIRIDTFCSSGAGGQSVNTTKSAVRVLHVPTGIMATCQDGKSQNDNKAKALQVLRARISDIRRQEEEAKYAGERKSKVGTGDRSERIRTYNYPQSRVTDHRIGLTLHKLDSVMNGDMDEIINALTITAQAELLDQDNQI; from the coding sequence ATGTTAGACCGTTTGCAAGCGCTCGCCGATCGGTATGAAAAACTGAGCGAGCTGTTGTGCGATCCTGATGTGGCAAGCGATCCGAAGCGGCTGCGCGACTACTCGAAGGAGCAGTCGGACCTGCAGGAAGCTTACGCGGCATATACGGAATACAAGGAAGTTTCGGAACAGCTTCAGGACGCCAAGCAGATGCAAAGCGAGAAGCTGGATGACGAAATGAGCGAAATGGTGAAGATGGAAATCGAAGAGCTGAGCCCCCGGATGACCGAGCTGGAGGAGCGGATTCGCGTGCTCATGCTGCCCAAGGACCCGAACGACGAGAAGAACGTCATCGTGGAAATCCGCGGTGCGGCAGGCGGCGACGAAGCGGCTCTGTTCGCATCCGACCTGTATCGGATGTATACGAAGTTTGCGGATGCGCAGGGCTGGCGCATAGAGGTCATGGAAGCAAGTGAGAGCGATCTCGGCGGCTTCAAAGAGGTTATCTTCATGATCGAAGGCAAAGGCGCGTACAGCAAGCTTAAGTTCGAGAGCGGAGCACACCGCGTACAGCGCATTCCGGTCACGGAATCGGGCGGCCGGATCCATACGTCGACGTCGACGGTTGCCGTTATGCCGGAAGTAGAAGAAGTCGAGGTCGAAATTCTCGACAAAGACATCCGCATCGACACGTTCTGTTCGAGCGGCGCCGGCGGGCAGTCCGTCAACACGACGAAATCGGCCGTTCGCGTTCTGCACGTTCCGACAGGCATCATGGCGACTTGTCAGGACGGCAAATCGCAGAACGACAACAAAGCGAAGGCGCTGCAGGTTCTGCGCGCCCGCATCTCCGATATCCGCCGTCAAGAGGAAGAAGCCAAGTATGCCGGCGAACGGAAGAGCAAGGTCGGAACCGGCGACCGCAGCGAGCGGATACGCACGTACAATTATCCGCAAAGCCGCGTCACGGACCACCGGATCGGACTTACGCTGCATAAGCTGGATTCCGTCATGAACGGGGATATGGATGAAATTATCAATGCCTTGACCATAACCGCGCAGGCGGAGCTGCTGGATCAGGACAATCAGATCTAA
- the glyA gene encoding serine hydroxymethyltransferase: MENLRKQDPELMNALNLELQRQRDNIELIASENIVSEAVLEAMGTVLTNKYAEGYPGKRYYGGCEHVDIAEDIARNRAKELFGAEHANVQPHSGAQANMAVYLAALKPGDTVLGMNLAHGGHLTHGSPVNASGILYNFVAYGVDENTFTINYDEVRKAAFKHRPRMIVAGASAYPRIIDFEKLGQIANEVGALFFVDMAHIAGLVAAGLHPNPVPHAHFVTTTTHKTLRGPRGGMILCRKAWAQAIDKAVFPGSQGGPLMHVIAAKAVSFGEALQPSFKTYAQNVIDNAKVLSESLIEHGLNLVSGGTDNHLMLIDLRNLNITGKDAEHVLDSVQITANKNAIPFDPTSPFITSGIRIGTPAATSRGMGTDAMKTIAEVIAMTLKNPNDEAILAKARGMVQDLTAQYPLYPTMKY; this comes from the coding sequence ATGGAAAATTTGCGTAAACAAGACCCCGAATTGATGAATGCACTGAACCTCGAGCTGCAGCGTCAGCGCGACAATATTGAGCTGATCGCTTCCGAGAACATCGTTTCCGAAGCCGTGCTGGAAGCTATGGGCACCGTGCTGACGAATAAATATGCCGAAGGCTATCCGGGCAAGCGGTATTATGGCGGCTGCGAGCACGTCGATATCGCGGAAGATATTGCCCGCAACCGCGCCAAAGAGCTGTTCGGAGCAGAGCATGCCAACGTGCAGCCGCATTCCGGCGCGCAAGCCAATATGGCCGTTTATCTGGCGGCGCTCAAGCCCGGCGACACCGTATTGGGCATGAACCTTGCGCATGGCGGCCATTTGACCCACGGCAGCCCTGTTAACGCATCGGGTATTCTCTATAACTTCGTAGCTTATGGCGTTGACGAGAACACGTTCACGATCAATTACGATGAAGTGCGCAAAGCGGCGTTCAAGCACCGTCCCCGCATGATCGTAGCCGGCGCTTCCGCTTACCCGCGCATTATCGATTTTGAGAAGCTGGGTCAGATTGCCAATGAAGTAGGCGCATTGTTCTTCGTCGACATGGCACATATCGCAGGTCTGGTCGCTGCGGGTCTTCATCCGAATCCGGTGCCGCATGCCCATTTCGTTACGACGACCACGCACAAGACGCTTCGCGGACCGCGCGGCGGCATGATTCTATGCCGCAAAGCTTGGGCGCAAGCGATCGACAAGGCCGTATTCCCGGGCTCCCAAGGCGGTCCGTTGATGCACGTAATCGCAGCCAAAGCCGTGTCGTTCGGCGAGGCGCTTCAGCCATCGTTCAAAACGTATGCCCAGAATGTGATCGACAATGCGAAGGTGTTGTCCGAATCCTTGATCGAGCATGGCCTCAACCTCGTATCCGGAGGTACGGATAACCATCTGATGCTGATCGACCTGCGGAACCTGAACATTACGGGCAAGGATGCCGAGCATGTGCTGGACAGCGTCCAAATCACGGCGAACAAGAATGCCATTCCGTTCGATCCTACGAGTCCGTTTATTACGAGCGGTATCCGGATCGGTACTCCTGCTGCTACGTCCCGCGGGATGGGCACGGATGCCATGAAGACGATTGCCGAGGTTATTGCCATGACGCTTAAGAATCCGAACGACGAAGCCATCTTGGCCAAAGCGCGCGGTATGGTTCAGGATTTGACGGCTCAATATCCGCTTTACCCAACGATGAAATACTAA
- the prmC gene encoding peptide chain release factor N(5)-glutamine methyltransferase encodes MERRLDGSGAENSQGKAPATLREACMQASLFLEERGIGEPRPNAELLLMHLLGIERAALMRDWQEPFPQQRHSEWEGLVQRKAAGEPVQYIIGEQWFYGLPFTVTPAVLIPRPETELLIEAVLEAADRLWPEAAGSMAAAATPAGGHGAGAERRGSGCGPTVLDVGTGSGAIGVTLAAQRPQWRVCASDLSPDALEVARTNAARHGAAARMAFVQGDLLAPFLRRREAATGAPGGEDNAAAGMRIDVLVSNPPYIPAGDIAGLQPEVRDHEPRLALDGGADGLAPYRAIVAQLPQLAAMPQIVAFELGLGQAEAVAGLLRQCGAWREIRTIRDYAGIDRHVMAVGIAQE; translated from the coding sequence ATGGAGCGCAGATTGGACGGCAGCGGGGCGGAGAATTCCCAAGGGAAAGCTCCGGCAACGCTTAGGGAAGCCTGCATGCAGGCTTCTTTGTTTTTGGAGGAGCGGGGCATCGGCGAGCCACGGCCGAATGCGGAGCTGCTGCTGATGCATCTGCTCGGCATCGAACGCGCGGCGCTGATGCGCGATTGGCAGGAGCCCTTTCCGCAGCAGCGCCACTCGGAATGGGAAGGGCTCGTGCAGCGCAAGGCGGCCGGCGAGCCTGTGCAGTATATTATCGGCGAGCAGTGGTTCTACGGCTTGCCGTTCACGGTGACGCCGGCCGTGCTGATCCCGCGCCCGGAGACGGAGCTGCTGATCGAGGCGGTGCTCGAAGCCGCCGACCGGCTCTGGCCGGAAGCTGCGGGAAGCATGGCTGCGGCTGCGACGCCCGCCGGGGGGCACGGCGCAGGCGCAGAGCGCCGCGGCAGCGGCTGCGGGCCGACGGTGCTGGACGTCGGCACCGGCAGCGGCGCCATTGGCGTGACGCTTGCGGCGCAGCGTCCGCAATGGCGCGTGTGCGCGTCCGATCTGTCGCCGGACGCGCTGGAGGTCGCCCGCACGAACGCGGCGCGCCATGGCGCAGCGGCGCGCATGGCGTTCGTGCAGGGCGACCTGCTCGCGCCGTTCCTGCGTCGGCGCGAGGCGGCCACGGGCGCACCCGGCGGCGAAGATAACGCCGCCGCCGGAATGCGCATCGATGTGCTCGTCTCCAACCCGCCGTATATCCCGGCTGGAGACATCGCGGGCTTGCAGCCCGAGGTGCGCGACCACGAGCCGCGCCTCGCGCTGGACGGAGGCGCGGACGGCCTCGCGCCCTACCGCGCCATAGTCGCGCAGCTGCCGCAGCTGGCGGCGATGCCGCAGATCGTCGCCTTCGAGCTGGGCCTCGGCCAGGCGGAGGCCGTCGCCGGACTGCTCCGGCAGTGCGGCGCGTGGCGCGAGATCCGCACGATCCGCGATTACGCCGGCATCGACCGCCATGTTATGGCGGTCGGCATTGCGCAAGAATAA
- a CDS encoding stalk domain-containing protein produces MKKKIKLAALIGIMTALLAQTAAFAAAEEATTPTYDIILDGTKLALSSPPFLQNGATMVPFRTVFERIGLRVSWNAKTKQVTGSNAEREIVFTLGSKVATVNGKAETMLLAPVIKNDTTYIPLRFVGTASGGAVELYRGGLNVVWMLSAIQNELYQAVVAQNTAQVEKLLARGADPEVLVGPLGPAIFAFVDDSVDIAQLFIKHGMDINAKSADYSGYTLLHNAAANGRVEVVKFLLTAGADHTIKSGTDSTALELAEFWREQLRYGYMDNLPAKRPTISDYDTIIALLKEYMGQK; encoded by the coding sequence ATGAAGAAGAAGATCAAGCTCGCTGCTCTTATCGGTATAATGACGGCCCTGCTCGCACAGACGGCTGCTTTCGCCGCCGCTGAAGAAGCGACCACGCCGACGTACGATATTATCCTCGACGGAACGAAGCTTGCGCTATCCAGCCCGCCATTCCTGCAGAACGGGGCGACGATGGTTCCATTCCGGACCGTGTTCGAACGGATCGGTCTTCGCGTTTCATGGAATGCCAAGACAAAACAAGTCACCGGATCAAACGCGGAACGGGAGATCGTCTTCACGCTCGGTTCCAAGGTAGCGACCGTTAACGGCAAAGCCGAGACGATGCTCCTTGCTCCGGTCATCAAGAATGATACGACCTATATCCCGCTCCGGTTCGTCGGCACGGCGAGCGGTGGGGCCGTAGAGCTGTATAGAGGCGGCTTGAACGTCGTATGGATGCTTTCGGCCATCCAGAATGAGTTATACCAAGCGGTTGTGGCTCAGAACACGGCACAGGTCGAGAAGCTGCTCGCGCGCGGAGCGGATCCGGAAGTGCTCGTTGGGCCGCTGGGCCCAGCGATCTTCGCATTCGTCGACGACTCGGTGGACATCGCCCAATTGTTTATCAAGCATGGCATGGATATTAATGCGAAAAGCGCCGACTATTCCGGCTATACGCTGCTGCATAATGCGGCTGCCAATGGCCGGGTCGAGGTCGTCAAGTTTCTTCTGACCGCCGGCGCCGATCATACGATCAAGTCGGGGACCGATAGCACGGCGCTTGAATTGGCGGAGTTTTGGCGGGAGCAGCTGCGATACGGCTATATGGACAACCTCCCTGCCAAGAGACCGACCATCAGCGACTATGACACCATTATTGCACTGCTGAAGGAGTATATGGGCCAAAAATAG
- the ychF gene encoding redox-regulated ATPase YchF translates to MALKAGIVGLPNVGKSTLFNAITQAGAESANYPFCTIDPNVGVVEVPDERLDKLTELVTPNRTVPTAFEFIDIAGIVKGASKGEGLGNKFLAHIREVDAIVHVVRCFQDENITHVSGKVDPIGDIQTINLELILADLDSVEKRIDRSRKNMKGGDKKYAQEVETLERIKEALYADQPARAVELSDEDRLIVRDMHLLTMKPVLYAANVSESEAANADGNPYVKLVREFASSEGAEVVPISAKVEAEIAELEGEDKDMFLEELGLEQSGLNRLIQAAYKLLGLYTYFTAGVQEVRAWTIRKGMKAPQAAGVIHTDFERGFIRAEVVSYDDLVAAGSMNAAKERGQLRLEGKEYVVQDGDVMHFRFNV, encoded by the coding sequence ATGGCTTTGAAGGCAGGAATCGTCGGTCTCCCGAACGTGGGCAAATCGACTTTATTTAATGCAATTACACAAGCGGGCGCGGAGTCCGCGAACTATCCGTTCTGTACGATCGATCCGAACGTCGGCGTCGTGGAAGTGCCGGACGAGCGGTTGGATAAATTGACCGAGCTGGTCACGCCGAACCGCACGGTTCCGACGGCATTCGAATTTATCGATATCGCCGGGATCGTGAAGGGCGCAAGCAAGGGCGAAGGGCTGGGCAACAAATTTCTCGCCCATATCCGCGAAGTCGACGCGATTGTTCATGTCGTTCGCTGCTTTCAAGACGAGAACATTACGCACGTATCCGGAAAAGTAGACCCGATCGGCGATATCCAGACGATTAATCTGGAGCTGATTCTGGCCGATCTGGACTCCGTGGAGAAACGCATCGATCGCAGCCGCAAGAACATGAAGGGCGGCGACAAGAAGTACGCCCAGGAGGTCGAGACGCTCGAGCGCATCAAGGAAGCGCTCTATGCCGATCAACCGGCGCGCGCAGTAGAACTGAGCGACGAGGATCGCCTGATCGTTCGCGACATGCATTTGTTGACGATGAAGCCGGTGCTCTATGCGGCCAACGTGAGCGAGAGCGAAGCGGCGAATGCCGACGGGAATCCGTACGTGAAGCTTGTCCGTGAATTCGCCAGCTCGGAAGGCGCGGAAGTGGTGCCGATCAGTGCGAAGGTAGAAGCGGAGATCGCCGAGCTGGAAGGCGAAGACAAGGACATGTTCCTGGAGGAGCTTGGCCTCGAGCAATCCGGCTTGAACCGGCTTATCCAGGCGGCCTACAAGCTGCTGGGACTGTATACGTATTTCACGGCTGGGGTACAGGAGGTTCGGGCTTGGACGATCCGCAAAGGCATGAAGGCGCCGCAGGCGGCTGGCGTTATTCATACGGACTTCGAGCGCGGCTTTATCCGGGCGGAGGTCGTATCCTATGACGATCTTGTAGCGGCGGGCTCCATGAACGCGGCCAAGGAGAGAGGTCAGCTTCGTCTGGAAGGCAAGGAATATGTCGTGCAGGACGGCGATGTCATGCACTTCCGCTTCAACGTGTAG
- the rpiB gene encoding ribose 5-phosphate isomerase B, whose translation MKIAIGADHAGYRLKDEIVPFLKSLGHEIEDVGCNCEQSVDYPDYALPVCDLVTQGKADRGILICGTGIGMSIAANKVQGIRCALVHDMFSAQATREHNDTNVLAMGERVIGPGLAQEIVRIWIDTPFSGGERHIGRINKVMRIESAGPVHP comes from the coding sequence ATGAAAATCGCTATTGGCGCCGATCACGCCGGCTACCGGCTGAAAGACGAAATCGTACCTTTTCTCAAATCGCTTGGACATGAAATTGAAGATGTGGGCTGCAATTGCGAGCAATCCGTCGATTACCCGGACTATGCGCTACCGGTATGCGACCTCGTAACGCAAGGGAAGGCAGACCGCGGCATTCTTATATGCGGCACAGGCATCGGCATGTCGATCGCGGCGAACAAAGTACAAGGAATCCGTTGTGCGCTCGTGCACGATATGTTCTCCGCGCAAGCGACGCGCGAGCATAACGACACGAACGTGCTGGCTATGGGCGAACGGGTCATCGGCCCCGGACTTGCGCAGGAAATCGTGCGGATCTGGATCGATACGCCGTTCTCGGGCGGCGAGCGTCATATCGGTCGCATTAACAAGGTGATGCGGATCGAATCGGCCGGCCCGGTACATCCTTAA
- the spoIIR gene encoding stage II sporulation protein R, whose product MIRTYSRFPYRPTYGYLLFVIAILLMSWEGQRADASIAGGEIPAESIRLRILANSDSPADQAVKRYVRDAVIAEMGSWVSGPQSIEQARATIRSRMGEIEQVVTDELRARGFTYSFKAELGIVPFPTKMYGNTVYPAGNYEALRITLGSGQGQNWWCVLFPPLCFVDAVSGEASVAAAVTTSADAGQGAESVSKANEPTQDAANANADPEVKFFLWEIIQSILEFFKNLFS is encoded by the coding sequence ATGATCCGCACTTATTCCCGTTTTCCTTACCGTCCAACGTACGGTTATCTCTTATTCGTCATTGCCATTCTTCTCATGAGCTGGGAAGGCCAACGAGCCGATGCATCGATTGCCGGCGGCGAAATTCCAGCCGAATCGATTCGTCTTCGCATTCTGGCCAATTCCGATTCGCCGGCCGATCAGGCGGTCAAGCGTTATGTGCGCGATGCCGTCATTGCCGAGATGGGCAGCTGGGTTAGCGGTCCGCAGTCGATCGAGCAAGCCCGGGCGACGATTCGTTCCCGCATGGGAGAGATTGAGCAGGTTGTGACTGATGAGCTGCGTGCACGCGGTTTTACATACAGCTTCAAAGCAGAGCTGGGCATCGTCCCTTTTCCAACCAAAATGTACGGTAACACGGTGTATCCGGCCGGTAACTACGAAGCGCTTCGCATTACGCTGGGCAGCGGCCAGGGTCAGAACTGGTGGTGCGTCTTGTTTCCGCCGCTCTGCTTCGTGGATGCGGTGAGCGGCGAGGCTTCCGTTGCAGCTGCCGTAACGACATCGGCAGACGCCGGCCAGGGGGCGGAGAGCGTTTCTAAGGCCAACGAACCGACACAGGATGCTGCAAACGCAAACGCCGACCCGGAAGTGAAATTTTTTCTGTGGGAGATCATCCAATCGATCCTCGAATTTTTTAAAAACCTGTTTAGCTGA